The genomic window AAATATTTACCGTATCGTTACACGCAGCCTGTGGTGCAAACTGCGAAGAGACATGGACTCTGAATGTATCACTACATACAACTGTAGTATTGTTCAGAGAAAAAACGTAATCGCCAGGTGCTGCCCAGCTTAAAGTAACCCGTCCAGTAAATGCATTTATATTAATGGTCGTACTCCCAACTATATTAGTGGAAGTCCAACTATGTGCTGCATTAAAAGGACTAATGGTGTCAACAAAGGATGCACTTCCTCCTACATCACTACAAATGAATGAAGGAATGGAAGAAAGGCCAAGATTATTACATCTTTGGGCATTTGTGTCTCGAGGTACTAAAAACGCCCCTGCGCACAATACCAACATCCACAGCCATTTCTGGCGAAGAACATGTGTAAGATTTGGTTTTTTCATAAAAACTTTTAGTTTTTTAAAATTCGTTTTTGCCAATTAATAGTCTGATGATCTGCATGCACAGACCATCCTCCTTGGGAGTAATTTGTTGCGGGGGGCAAACGGTATAGAACAATCCTGGCTTCCGCCAATAATTATCCTATGATTCTGCTCAAAATTGGCAAGGAATGTTCCAAAAAAAGTGCTAATTCAGTTACTCTTTATTAAAAAACCTGATATGAATAAATTAAATAATCCACTAATGTATTAGAGATTAATATTGGATAGCTTACGAATTAATCTTAGCCCATATCCATAAAAAAAAAATATGTAAAAGATTACTCTTGATGATTTAGCGAAGTCAAATAATTTAAATTCCTGAGGCAAAAGCAGTTCTTTAACAAGAATTGTGCGACTAGATGTTCGATTGGAAAAAGCAAAATGTTCGACTTAAGAATCGAGTGTTATTCAAATCCAAAAATTAACTGGCGGTTTGTGACAAAACTATGAATTCTGCTTGCAAATACAAACAAACTATTGGTACTCACCAATTAATAAATAGTGTAAATAGATAATATAACTTAAAAATTCAGCAGAAGGCTAAAGTAGTGAGAATACAAGCCTACTCCTGTGTTTGCAATGTTGGTCATGGCATAATCCAATGAAAGTTTCTTTAACTTGATACCAACCCCTGCTGATGGATACATTGATAGTTCCCTGTCACCAGAATTATCTTCTTTTAGAACCCTCTGAATATTATTTACTCCTGTCCTGAGATATACTTTATTGTACAAGCCGCACTCGAGGCCAAGTCTTGGATCCATGGCTATCTTGTCACCACCAATCAAACTCGCCGCGGAGCCATTATTAGAAATTTCCAAATCCAATTCCGGAACGAGGTTATAGTTAGCTCCAAATTGAAATTTATACATTCCGGCAAGAATCAATTTTGGCAAGGTATACTCAACACTGCTGGTAGGTACCTCATTATTAGTTTGATAAAGCACTGCCTTTTCTTCCTCTGTAAAACTAAATTTATATGCATTGAAAGTTGTGGTAATGTCTCTTGCCATAGCGCTCACTTTAAATTTGCTACTCACTTGATAACTTGCACCTAAGTCAAATCCAAAACCGAATGCGTTTGCAAAAGATCCAAAATTTCTAAATATGACCTTGGCATTTACACCAACATCTAATTTAGCTTTGGGGATATGTCTACCATAAGATCCAATCAGAGCATAATCCGTTACACTAAATTCTTCAATTCTACTATAATCAATGCTCCCATCAGAACCTCTAAGACGCAAGGTATTGGGGATGTTGTCTATTCCCATCCTTATCAAGGAAATTGCTCCAAATGATTTATCAGCATCTCCAAATTTTTTGCCGAAGCCTAGATAATCATATTTCCCAATACCAGAAAACCACTCTGCATGCTGAGCCCCAACCTGAAAATTACTCCCAACTCCGACCAAATTTGCAGGATTCCAATAAGCTGCATTCACGTTGTCAGTGGAGGCGGTCACAGCTGTACCCAGGGCCATGCCTCTTGCGCCTACTCCAATGTTTAGAAAATCATTGCTAAATTTAGGTGCTTGTGCTTGCATTTCATTTACTAGCAAAATCATGCAACAGGCAAGCTTAAGTTTTATCATTTTCATATTAGCTTATACTTTTATAATCCCACAATTTTCCTCAGAAAGCTTTTCTCCTATTTTAATTTCAGCGCAGTCGTTCTTTCGGAATAGGGACAATTTTCAAACGACAAATATATGATATTTTATTTTAATATATTGTTTCTCAAAGAAATAACGCACCATTGAACCGGAAATTATGTTCTTAACAAAGTTTCAAATCTTATGCGAGTTCTCAAAGCAGTATCACTTCCTTTGATTATGGAGTACTGCATGGACCTGAATACCATCCTCATTTCCAAATTCGTCTGTTATCCAAAAAACATGGTTGCCGGGATCAGGGACACAGGCCATTTGATGTTCTCCTGAAGTTTGACCTAGATATTTGCCATCCATATACCAATACAAACTTGCCCGCGGGTTACTATGAGTCGCCAAGAGTACTATAGGATTTTGGACACCATCAAGATCAACCGGCAGAAGTACATCTACTCCAGCAGGAGGGTATATGAACTTTACCTGCTTTTTGGTGGAAATAACATCACCCAGACAATCAGCACGAACCGGAGGAATAGCAATATAATCCGGGTGATTGAGTTTATAAAAATACTCCATAGCCGGTGGCAGGTGGAAAAAAACTTGTTCGGTTGGATTTGGTTCGCATTGCCTATATACTCTATGCAAGTTTTCTTTATCGGTTAAGACCTGCTCATGAAATGGGCATATCGTTTCAACAGATGATTTCAATGGAATCCACGTGCTATCAGTTTTATTGCAATACTCTCCTGACAGGAACCCACTTTTAGAGCATAAACTGATTTGTTTCAAATCATTGTACGGCACTCTAGCCGTATACTGATCACCTAAGCTTACCATGATGGATTCCATCAAAGGAGCTGCAGTATTCAGACCAATTAACCCAGGTCTGCTCCTACCATCGCTGTTACCTACCCAACATACTACTGTATATTTTTCGCCTATACCCACGCACCAGGCATCTTTAAAACCAAACGAGGTCCCTGTCTTCCAAGCAATCTTTCCATAGAGGAAATGAGACTGATGCCCAATCGTAGATCTATTTCCCGACATTGCTTCTAACATATTAAATATTGCTCCCGCCTTCAGAATATGTTCAGAATGAAAATCCTGATTGGAACCTTCATGTTTTGATCTGATAATGTTCAAGTCGGGTTCATTTGTATTAGGATAACTGTTATTGTCTAGGAAATATTGGTAATCATACACCAATTGGCTGTAAACCTTTGCCAAATCCCAGGCGCTAATTTCTGCACCACCAAGTATCAATGCAAGACCATAATAGTCTGCACGATCTCGCAATCCAGTAAAACCCAATTCTTTCAAATATTGCAAAAAAGCGGCTACCCCGAATTCTTGCAACATTCGTACAGATGGAATATTCAGTGATTGTTGAATCACTTCATCCGCAGGAACTGCTCCCTTATAATCTCTGGAAAAATTTTCAGGTTGAAACCCGGCGATATTCATCGGTATGTCAGGCAAAAGCATTTTAGGTGTAATTAAACCGCGCTGACACATTGCAGCATACAATAATGGTTTCAATATGCTCCCTGAACTTCGGATAGCGGGAATCATATCCACCCAATAGTTTTTGACAGGAATTGTATCTATAATATTGCCTAAATAACCACACACATTTCTACTTGAATTTTCAACTACCATCACTGCTGCATTTTGAATATCATTTTGTCTCCAAATTCTAGAAAAACGCAGGGTTTCTTTGAGAATTAGTTGCTGAATATTCTCTGAAATAAAAGATTTGAATACGTGTTGACTAGGATACTTCTGCATTAAGCTATAAAGAAGATGCGGTGCTTTGCTTTCTTGAATTTTTACACGAAATGGAATTGATTCTAAGGAGGACAACTCAAACTCATCCTGCGAAATAACTTGGTCTCTTCTCAGGGCTTCGAGTAATTTATTCCTTTTTAAAAGTAACTTATCTTGCTGAACTTTACTATTGAAAAGAGAAGGGCGATTGGGTAGGACCGAAAGTAAACAAGCTTCAGAGAGGCTCATTGATTTTAACTCCCGCCCATAATACTTCCAAAATGCGGATTGCAATCCAACTACATTTCCTCCATAAGGCGCTCTTTGAGAATATAGATATAATATTTGTTTTTTTGAATTCAAAAATTCGAATCCAATTGAATAAATACATTCTTTGACCTTATTTATCATATCTCTTCCAGCCTGATGTCGAAAAAGCTGCACAGTTTGCATAGTCAATGTACTACCACCTGACACTACCTTTCCAGCCATTAAATTTTGTTTGGCAGCACGAATTAATGAAATAAAATCAATCCCTAAATGTAGATAAAATCTCTTGTCTTCGTAAAACGTCAAACATTTTTCAAATACATGTGGTATACTGTCATATATTGGAATTGCCCAATTACCCTGTGGAGATGTCCTGGCTGATAATACTTTTTCTTCCTGATCCAGAAGTATAGGTGAATACTCAATATTATCCTCAAGTTGAAATGCTGAAATGATCGAAAACAACCATACAAAGTAGCATAGCCAAATTATTTTATACCACATCGAAATTCAGGAAATTATCTTGAAATTTTAATTTTCCCCAAGTTACTTATTGAACGAATATAAGGTAAATACATGTGCTCCAGAACCAGATCCGGCGAATTAAAACTACCTTCATACACTGCAGTCACCGGAATATCAATTCGCTTCACCCGATTAGCAGGCAGATCAAAATATGTCAACACTCTATCGTCTCTGATATCCTGGTAGTCTGCAGGCGAAACTCCGTCAGAAAAATTGACCCGGCTATTCTTAATTTCAAATCCGGAGGCAAAAGGAATAGTCAAGGCCATATGGTCCAGGCTTCCAAGAGAACCATCAGTAGAAATAAATATACTCAGCACGAGATCAGTACCAACCTGCAATTTTGACAAGTCAGCATGTTTGCCATCAGAGGTCATATAACTCGCACTCAACTTTACTATCAGATTTGATTCTGACTTCCTACTCTGCAATGACTTTCCAGTTTGAACAACTGTTGCCATCACTGGAAATGTACCCTTATTATCGAATTGTAAAGTATTTGATTGTTCTTGATGAATATTTTTCCGATATGCAGATTCAATACCTTTAAATTCAAATTTTTCACCATTCCAATTCCCTGCTATATTAAATGATTTGTCTTGTGATTTCACAAAATGGGATAATGCCAATAATACAAAACTCATTTCTTGTGTAGAATAATACTCATAATCATTAATCTTTTTACCAACGTTTTCCAATGCGTTAAAAGCTTCTGTTTTACGGTCACATTCCTGCAAAGCCAAACAAATAATTGCTTCGTCCCTTAGATCAGAAGAATAAGAAAATTCATTGTACTTGGTTGATAGCTTGGCCGAAATTGCCTGATTTAAAATCTGATCTGATATTTCCTTCTTTCCACTTACTGCATAAGCTGCTGCCAATAAATAACTGCTCATTTTAGATTTTGCCGTCAATTCTTTCAAGCGATTCATTGCAGCCCAATCTGTTTTTTGAGCCAGCGCAAGAGCATATAGCCTGTAAGCTTGAATATCACAATAGGCTTGATATTGATTTTTCACAGGCTTGAACAACTTGCTCATTGATGCTTCATACTTTAACCAATTACTGACCATGGATTCAGGTACTCGATAGCCATTCTTTTTACATATTAATAAGAAATGCCCTACAAATGTAGTTGACCATTCATGTGAATAGTTTGATCCCGGCCAGTAAGAAAATGAGCCATTAGGCAATTGAAATGAAATTAAGTTCTGAATACTTGTATTTACGTTCTCTACGGTAGACTTTTTATCTTGATCACTTAATTGGATCATTTGAGATAAAAATAATTGAGAAAATCCTGCCGCTGAAGTTTGCTCCACACAACCATGAGGATAATTGATCAAACGATCTGCAAAAGCACTTAAAGGTATTCCATGAAAAGCTGAAACTTCGATATAAGCTTTTTGTGATTTTCCTTCTTCGCCGAATGAGGAAATTTGTTTTGAAATGGATTGACCCGGCTCGATCCAGAAACTTTGAGTCAAGGTGGATATTGGATTTGCATTTTCAACTTTAATATCTAAACTTGATTTTGTTTTCCATTTCGAAGAACTCACATCAGCAACTAAATGAAGCGGTCCACTGGAAGTCGCAGTCGAAATTTTAAAATAAGCCGTCTTTTCACCTCCCCCCGAAAAAACCAAGTTTTGTGAATTTGATCCAACAATTTTGACCGGTCCATCTGCAGTCAATCGGACATTCACATCTTTTACAGTTGGGTCTGATGAAAATACAGTTACCGGCACCCTTACTTCTTCTTGTAATCCTAAAACCCTAGGAAATCCAATCTGAGCCATCAAATCGTCACGAACTTTGATAGAAAGTTCTGAAGATCCTGCTCCCCGAATATTGCACGCCATGACCATCACACGCACCTCCCCATTGTAATTACTAATTGTAAAATTATGGTTCCTTTTTTGTCCTTTGTCAAGTTTTTGAATTCCGGTTGTCTGTACCAATGCTTTAAATCTTTGAATTTTGGATAATTGATCTGCCGACATTCCTGCATCACCACCAATGGAGAATATTTGTGCAATTCCGGTATTGTTCACGCTCATGATATCATCGAAATTGTCCCAGGTCTGCATTGTTAAAGCTTCTTTTGCGAACAACTCTGAATATGGATCCGGTGTTGCAAATCTAGTCAGGTTTAATAATCCTTCATCAACAACATAGGCGACATAAGCCATTTCCTTACCTTCTTTCTCTGATATTTCGATT from Saprospiraceae bacterium includes these protein-coding regions:
- a CDS encoding PorV/PorQ family protein, producing the protein MIKLKLACCMILLVNEMQAQAPKFSNDFLNIGVGARGMALGTAVTASTDNVNAAYWNPANLVGVGSNFQVGAQHAEWFSGIGKYDYLGFGKKFGDADKSFGAISLIRMGIDNIPNTLRLRGSDGSIDYSRIEEFSVTDYALIGSYGRHIPKAKLDVGVNAKVIFRNFGSFANAFGFGFDLGASYQVSSKFKVSAMARDITTTFNAYKFSFTEEEKAVLYQTNNEVPTSSVEYTLPKLILAGMYKFQFGANYNLVPELDLEISNNGSAASLIGGDKIAMDPRLGLECGLYNKVYLRTGVNNIQRVLKEDNSGDRELSMYPSAGVGIKLKKLSLDYAMTNIANTGVGLYSHYFSLLLNF
- the pbpC gene encoding penicillin-binding protein 1C, producing the protein MWYKIIWLCYFVWLFSIISAFQLEDNIEYSPILLDQEEKVLSARTSPQGNWAIPIYDSIPHVFEKCLTFYEDKRFYLHLGIDFISLIRAAKQNLMAGKVVSGGSTLTMQTVQLFRHQAGRDMINKVKECIYSIGFEFLNSKKQILYLYSQRAPYGGNVVGLQSAFWKYYGRELKSMSLSEACLLSVLPNRPSLFNSKVQQDKLLLKRNKLLEALRRDQVISQDEFELSSLESIPFRVKIQESKAPHLLYSLMQKYPSQHVFKSFISENIQQLILKETLRFSRIWRQNDIQNAAVMVVENSSRNVCGYLGNIIDTIPVKNYWVDMIPAIRSSGSILKPLLYAAMCQRGLITPKMLLPDIPMNIAGFQPENFSRDYKGAVPADEVIQQSLNIPSVRMLQEFGVAAFLQYLKELGFTGLRDRADYYGLALILGGAEISAWDLAKVYSQLVYDYQYFLDNNSYPNTNEPDLNIIRSKHEGSNQDFHSEHILKAGAIFNMLEAMSGNRSTIGHQSHFLYGKIAWKTGTSFGFKDAWCVGIGEKYTVVCWVGNSDGRSRPGLIGLNTAAPLMESIMVSLGDQYTARVPYNDLKQISLCSKSGFLSGEYCNKTDSTWIPLKSSVETICPFHEQVLTDKENLHRVYRQCEPNPTEQVFFHLPPAMEYFYKLNHPDYIAIPPVRADCLGDVISTKKQVKFIYPPAGVDVLLPVDLDGVQNPIVLLATHSNPRASLYWYMDGKYLGQTSGEHQMACVPDPGNHVFWITDEFGNEDGIQVHAVLHNQRK